GCGATGGACCTCGTCGGCGGGCACCGAGGCCAGCACGCTGTACAGCTTCCCGGGGCGCACCCAGTAGGTGATCAGAGTGCGACCGGGCCCGAACCAGTAGTTGCCCGCCTCGGGGAGGTGGAGCTCGGCGATCCGGTCGGCCGGGATCAGGCCACGCCACATCAGGATGTTCGCGAAGTGCCGCGGCTCCTCGCCGCGCAGGGCGGCGCGCACGACGGAATGGATGCCGTCGGCCCCGATCACGGCGTCAGCGGTGACCCGCTCGCCGCCGGCGAGCTCGACCCAGGCCTGCTCGTCGTCCTGCCCGACGCTCACGACACGGGCCCCCGTCCGGATGACGTCGTCCAGCCCGCTGCGCAGGATGTCGATGAGGTCGGCGCGGTGGACGTTGTACATCGGGGCGCCGTACCGCCGGGCGGCCGCGTCGCCGAACGGGATGTACCAGACCTGCCGCCCGGAATGCAGGTCACGCATGTCGTAGGACTGCGGCTTGACGCCGACCGCGGCGACCTGGTCCTCGAGACCGAGCCCACGCAGCACGTGCACACCGTTCGCGGCGATCTGGATCCCTGCGCCGATCTCCCCCAGCTCGCGCGCCTTCTCCAGCACGGTCACGTCGATCCCGCGCTGCTGCAAGGCGCGCGCGGCGGTCAGCCCGCCGATGCCGGCGCCGACGATCACAACGTGGCGAGTAGGGCTGTTCACGGACATCGGCGTACCTCGTTCGACGGCTGCTGTGCGGTGGTGCAACGCACGCTACATCGTCGTCCGCTACCCCACGGTCGTCGAGCGAGCGGAGCCGAAAGGCGAAGCGACGTCGAGACGCCCCAAGCCGCCACGACAACTGGCCCGCCGCCTTCCGTCACGCCGCCACCCGCAGTCCGCCACCCCCACGGTCGTCGAGCGAGCGGAGCCGAAAGGCGAAGCGACGTCGAGACGCCCCAAGCCGCCATGGGCGTCCCTCGCTGCCACGTCACTTCCCGCTCAGGTCTCCACGGGACGATCTACCGAGCCGTTTGATCTCGGCGTAGTCCCCGCGGATGAGCGCTTCGCGCTTCGCCCGGCTCCACCCCTGGACCTGCTTCTCACGGACGAACGCTGCAGCGATCGACTCGTACTCCTCGCTGTAGACGAGCTCGACCGGTCGACGGCGGCGGGTGTACGCCGCACCCTCGCCGTTCTGGTGCTGCCAAAGCCGGCTTTCGACGTCCCACGTACTGCCGACGTAGTACGTGGCATCGCTGCATCTCAGGATGTACATCGCCGGCATGTACCCATCCTGGGGGCGGCCGCACGCCGCCAGCGGTTTGCGGCGGCGGTTGTCCACAGGCGAAACGGGCCTCCCCAGACCGGCGGCAGGTCTTGACCACCGCCGGGCCGGCGAGGTCCGTCCGTCGGCTTACTGCGTCTCGACGTCGCTTCGCCTATCGGCTCCGCTCGCTCGACGACCGTGGGAGGA
This is a stretch of genomic DNA from Cumulibacter manganitolerans. It encodes these proteins:
- a CDS encoding GIY-YIG nuclease family protein, which encodes MPAMYILRCSDATYYVGSTWDVESRLWQHQNGEGAAYTRRRRPVELVYSEEYESIAAAFVREKQVQGWSRAKREALIRGDYAEIKRLGRSSRGDLSGK